A region from the Schistocerca serialis cubense isolate TAMUIC-IGC-003099 chromosome 1, iqSchSeri2.2, whole genome shotgun sequence genome encodes:
- the LOC126416094 gene encoding uncharacterized protein LOC126416094 has product MTANEEIVDLSSILDEVFKKQNEVEKQVDIARQDLEKVKLQHQNETNEYEGVLRKRRNSEMQLNNLKESIADIMTSLQNLYEKTENISFATGDKQFQQAKASLILSHEMVHHNKYYQIMEKYGDNKLSSAANMCDQTVRKKRDTLYTRKELLENKIAENRRQINMNLQTETKLKEEILILKKRNNALLIRLQRQLHEAQCRCSQAEERLSRLKMTLQEQKHVIQKNQIHK; this is encoded by the coding sequence ATGACTGCGAATGAAGAAATAGTCGATTTGTCATCTATACTGGATGAAGTGTTCAAGAAACAAAATGAAGTTGAAAAACAAGTTGACATAGCAAGGCAGgatttggaaaaagtgaaactACAACATCAGAATGAGACAAATGAATACGAGGGAGTACTTCGAAAGAGAAGAAATTCTGAGATGCAGCTAAATAATTTAAAAGAATCAATTGCTGATATAATGACGTCATTACAGAACCtgtatgaaaaaactgaaaatatttcatttgcaacaGGTGACAAGCAGTTTCAGCAAGCGAAAGCCAGCTTAATACTGTCACATGAAATGGTTCATCACAAcaaatattatcagataatggagAAATACGGTGATAACAAACTGTCGTCTGCTGCAAATATGTGTGATCAAACTGTGAGGAAGAAGAGAGATACTCTCTACACAAGGAAGGAACTACTAGAGAACAAAATTGCTGAGAACAGAAGGCAAATAAATatgaatttgcaaacagaaacaaaactgaaagaagaaatacTAATATTAAAGAAACGGAACAATGCTTTGCTTATTCGCCTCCAGCGACAGTTACATGAAGCACAGTGCAGATGCAGCCaagcagaagaaagattaagtcgTTTGAAAATGACATTGCAAGAACAGAAACATGTCATTCAGAAGAATCAGAtccacaaataa